A stretch of Natronococcus sp. CG52 DNA encodes these proteins:
- a CDS encoding lipopolysaccharide biosynthesis protein: protein MKVGAETSKRFVTNVLGTVAGFLGTVIFTRELGFEGIGAYAIFFSLQMVAANLVSFGLYPTVVKRVSEKNREARQFTSGGLILLAGVVVVAVASMVFRDWINQLIGVDAAALVPLSVLSWGMFRLSGSFLEGKQRVALVGAIENGRYALIVPIQVALIGAGLGVVGLIWGLIAGQFLIFLISYVGFARVVPAWPSMELFREFVNYSKYAYVQNVSSQLFKQADYILLGYFVGPGPTGVYLNVFRITEASMLFSSALSQVAFPQFSALTERGDDERISRLLASVFTYAGLFAIPMIGGGAVIGNALLMTVYANSAGTLSLPLVGVVGMANALLPVLAVANLLNGYREGLEMFFLGTDQPRVYAVSGLLLIFVYTLLSVPLTVLFGPWGIACATVLAFGASVVILLVFLDEQIPESASIDVGVQLISMLGMTAVVYALKLQLGGALGWARITILIGVGAGTYFAGLLLLSERIRLDAIGVIRDLRNEGLL from the coding sequence ATGAAAGTCGGTGCAGAAACGTCGAAGCGGTTCGTCACGAACGTTCTCGGAACGGTCGCGGGGTTTCTGGGAACGGTCATTTTTACGCGCGAACTCGGCTTCGAGGGCATCGGCGCGTACGCGATTTTCTTCAGCCTTCAGATGGTGGCGGCGAATCTCGTCAGCTTCGGACTCTACCCGACCGTCGTCAAACGGGTGAGCGAGAAGAACCGCGAAGCGCGTCAGTTCACCAGCGGCGGTCTGATCCTCCTCGCCGGCGTCGTCGTGGTCGCCGTGGCGTCGATGGTCTTCCGTGACTGGATCAACCAGTTGATCGGCGTGGATGCCGCGGCGCTCGTTCCTCTCAGCGTTCTCTCGTGGGGGATGTTCCGGCTCTCGGGATCGTTCCTGGAGGGGAAACAGCGGGTCGCCCTCGTCGGCGCGATAGAGAACGGACGATACGCGCTCATCGTGCCGATTCAAGTCGCGCTGATCGGCGCGGGACTCGGGGTCGTCGGGCTCATCTGGGGATTGATCGCGGGGCAGTTCCTGATTTTCTTGATTTCGTACGTCGGATTCGCACGCGTCGTCCCGGCCTGGCCCTCGATGGAACTGTTCCGGGAGTTCGTTAACTACTCGAAATACGCGTACGTCCAGAACGTCTCCAGCCAACTCTTCAAACAGGCGGATTACATACTCCTCGGCTACTTCGTCGGCCCCGGGCCGACCGGAGTCTATCTGAACGTCTTTCGAATCACCGAAGCGTCGATGCTGTTTTCCTCCGCGCTGTCTCAGGTGGCCTTCCCGCAGTTCTCGGCCCTGACGGAGAGGGGAGACGACGAGCGAATCTCTCGTCTGCTCGCCAGCGTGTTCACGTACGCCGGGCTGTTCGCGATTCCGATGATCGGCGGCGGTGCCGTCATCGGGAACGCGCTCCTGATGACCGTCTACGCGAACAGCGCGGGCACCCTCTCGCTCCCCCTCGTGGGCGTCGTCGGGATGGCAAACGCGTTGCTCCCGGTACTCGCGGTGGCGAACCTGCTCAACGGGTACCGCGAGGGACTGGAAATGTTCTTCCTCGGAACGGATCAGCCGCGAGTCTACGCGGTTAGCGGGCTCCTCCTCATATTCGTCTACACCCTGTTGTCGGTACCGCTCACGGTGCTGTTCGGTCCGTGGGGCATCGCGTGTGCGACCGTTCTCGCGTTCGGCGCGAGCGTCGTCATTTTGCTCGTTTTTCTCGACGAGCAGATACCGGAATCGGCGTCGATCGACGTCGGCGTACAGCTAATATCGATGCTGGGTATGACCGCCGTCGTGTACGCGCTCAAACTGCAGCTGGGCGGTGCTCTCGGCTGGGCGCGAATCACGATCCTGATCGGCGTGGGCGCGGGGACCTACTTCGCGGGGCTGTTGCTGCTCAGTGAACGGATTCGTCTCGACGCTATCGGCGTCATCCGCGACCTCCGTAACGAGGGGCTTCTGTAG
- a CDS encoding oligosaccharyl transferase, archaeosortase A system-associated, whose amino-acid sequence MSTDTEHVEEGTESSLLETWRSWYHLPVVGVVMLFMVWVRTQSYEKFVTDDGTPALAGVDSWYHWRTIQWTAENYPRTMPYEVWTGFPTGNYVGQFGTLFDQLIVTAAMIVGLGDPSTETLYTVSLLAIPVMAALVAIPVFYAGRRLGGTIGGIVSVIVLALAPGQFLARSTVGQLDHHVGEVLFMAIAVVAMMAALRAAEREKPIYELIVDRDWDTLRAPTLYSGLAGLALALYVWVWPSAILLIGVFGVFFVVQLPLDYLRGVSPDHVAFAGAVSLGVAAIVTTLLIERPGTGVTSFSYLQPLTALLVAAGCVFMAWLAREWDDRNLDRRYYPATIVGLIVATFAVMWLVLPDFYGTLVGNLTSRLLPLDPGTGTLTIQEAQPPSDFTEHVFEEYGTAFYTMLVGLAFLVARPFLGREFRAEYTLILVWSLFLISMAATQIRFAYYLVLAVAVVNAVFVADVVRLFDLDLQRGARSLREIETYQIMVLLVVVLLLFAPLLPVVNADGNAIDRGEVASPHSDAQVWEGSTHWLESNTPDPGAYGGADNADELEYYGTYDRPEDGDHEYPEGAYGVMSWWDYGHLITTQGERIPHSNPFQQNARTSSAFFTAESEEQSELILEAIAAGEDPLDDENDVRSSEELEAVVDEDAHEQMRYVMIDDQMAGGKFSAITAWSGPGYRHYTTPADYEPNEQIERDEIEERFGDVPYHDTTLSRLYFDDASGMEHYRLVHENDDRTVQYISYALVDPETDRVIQGENGQPQVAINQMVDQRTQVQLARLQQNSNVDVEEFDVRQGSAIKTYERVEGATITGTVDEPVGDDATVIADVELDPGTERGTFNYTQEAELEADGSFELTVPYATDDELGVEDGYTNSSVEAVSDYTVTVVGDETYQGETEVPETAVVDGDTVEVEGLEETELEEPVGEDADDGEEGADDEDADSNDGEDAADEDAADDGNETTGDENATDDASGSLAPVAAQVQ is encoded by the coding sequence ATGAGTACTGACACTGAACACGTCGAGGAGGGGACCGAATCGTCCCTCCTCGAGACGTGGCGGAGCTGGTATCACCTCCCCGTCGTCGGGGTCGTGATGCTGTTTATGGTCTGGGTGCGCACCCAGTCGTACGAGAAGTTCGTCACCGACGACGGAACGCCCGCCCTGGCGGGCGTCGACTCGTGGTACCACTGGCGGACGATCCAGTGGACCGCGGAGAACTACCCGCGGACGATGCCGTACGAGGTCTGGACCGGTTTTCCGACGGGTAACTACGTCGGCCAGTTCGGCACGCTGTTCGATCAACTCATCGTCACCGCCGCGATGATCGTCGGCCTCGGCGATCCGTCGACCGAGACGCTGTACACGGTCTCGCTGCTCGCTATTCCGGTCATGGCCGCGCTCGTCGCGATCCCCGTCTTCTACGCGGGCCGCCGACTCGGGGGCACGATCGGCGGTATCGTCTCCGTGATCGTTCTCGCGCTCGCGCCCGGCCAGTTCCTCGCTCGCTCGACGGTCGGGCAACTCGATCACCACGTCGGCGAAGTCCTGTTCATGGCGATCGCGGTGGTCGCGATGATGGCCGCACTCCGCGCGGCCGAACGCGAGAAGCCGATCTACGAACTGATCGTCGACAGGGATTGGGACACCCTTCGGGCCCCGACGCTCTACAGCGGCCTGGCCGGCCTCGCACTCGCGCTGTACGTCTGGGTGTGGCCGTCGGCGATCCTGTTGATCGGGGTATTCGGCGTCTTCTTCGTCGTTCAACTCCCTCTCGATTACCTGCGCGGCGTCTCGCCGGACCACGTCGCCTTCGCGGGCGCGGTGAGTCTCGGCGTCGCGGCGATCGTAACGACGCTGCTGATCGAACGACCGGGTACCGGCGTCACGAGCTTCAGTTACCTCCAGCCGCTCACCGCGCTGCTCGTCGCCGCCGGCTGCGTCTTCATGGCGTGGCTCGCACGGGAGTGGGACGATCGGAACCTCGATCGCCGTTACTATCCGGCGACGATCGTCGGCCTCATCGTCGCGACGTTCGCCGTAATGTGGCTCGTCCTCCCGGACTTCTACGGCACGCTCGTCGGGAACCTCACGAGCCGCCTGCTCCCGCTCGATCCGGGTACCGGAACGCTTACCATTCAGGAAGCACAGCCGCCGTCGGACTTCACGGAGCACGTTTTCGAGGAGTACGGCACCGCCTTCTACACGATGCTCGTCGGCCTCGCCTTCCTCGTCGCCCGCCCGTTCCTCGGTCGGGAGTTCCGCGCCGAGTACACGCTGATCCTCGTCTGGTCGCTGTTCCTGATCAGCATGGCCGCGACGCAGATCCGCTTCGCGTACTACCTCGTGCTCGCGGTCGCCGTCGTCAACGCCGTCTTCGTCGCGGACGTCGTACGACTGTTCGATCTCGACCTGCAGCGCGGCGCCCGGTCGCTTCGGGAGATCGAGACCTACCAGATCATGGTCCTGCTCGTGGTCGTGTTGCTCCTGTTCGCTCCGCTGCTTCCGGTCGTCAACGCCGACGGAAACGCAATCGATCGCGGCGAAGTGGCATCCCCACACTCCGACGCCCAGGTCTGGGAGGGGTCGACGCACTGGCTCGAGTCCAACACCCCCGATCCCGGCGCCTACGGCGGCGCTGACAACGCCGACGAACTCGAGTACTACGGCACCTACGACCGCCCCGAAGACGGGGATCACGAGTACCCCGAGGGAGCCTACGGCGTGATGTCCTGGTGGGACTACGGCCACCTGATCACGACCCAGGGCGAACGCATCCCGCACTCGAACCCGTTCCAGCAGAACGCGCGCACCTCCTCGGCGTTCTTCACGGCCGAGTCCGAGGAGCAGTCGGAGCTCATTCTCGAGGCGATCGCCGCCGGCGAGGATCCGCTCGACGACGAGAACGACGTCCGCTCGAGCGAGGAACTCGAGGCCGTGGTCGACGAGGACGCCCACGAGCAGATGCGGTACGTGATGATCGACGACCAGATGGCCGGCGGGAAGTTCAGTGCGATAACCGCCTGGTCCGGCCCGGGCTACCGCCACTACACCACGCCGGCGGATTACGAGCCGAACGAGCAGATCGAGCGCGACGAGATCGAGGAGCGCTTCGGCGACGTGCCGTACCACGACACCACGCTCTCCCGGCTCTACTTCGACGACGCGAGCGGGATGGAGCACTACCGGCTCGTCCACGAGAACGACGACCGAACGGTTCAGTACATCAGCTACGCCCTCGTCGATCCGGAAACCGACCGGGTGATCCAGGGCGAGAACGGGCAGCCACAGGTCGCGATCAACCAGATGGTCGACCAGCGGACTCAGGTACAACTCGCCCGACTCCAACAGAACTCGAACGTCGACGTCGAAGAGTTCGACGTGCGTCAGGGTTCCGCCATCAAGACCTACGAACGCGTCGAGGGCGCGACCATCACCGGAACCGTCGACGAACCCGTCGGCGACGATGCGACGGTGATCGCCGACGTCGAACTCGATCCCGGCACCGAACGCGGCACGTTCAATTACACCCAGGAAGCCGAACTCGAGGCGGACGGCTCCTTCGAACTGACCGTTCCGTACGCGACCGACGACGAACTCGGCGTCGAGGACGGCTACACGAACAGCAGCGTCGAAGCGGTCAGCGACTACACCGTGACCGTCGTCGGCGACGAGACGTACCAGGGAGAAACCGAGGTGCCCGAAACCGCCGTCGTCGACGGCGACACCGTCGAGGTCGAGGGCCTCGAGGAGACCGAACTCGAGGAGCCGGTCGGTGAAGATGCCGACGACGGTGAGGAGGGCGCTGATGATGAGGACGCCGACTCTAACGACGGTGAGGACGCTGCCGACGAAGACGCTGCCGACGACGGTAACGAGACGACCGGCGACGAGAACGCGACCGATGATGCCAGCGGTTCGCTCGCTCCGGTCGCCGCTCAGGTGCAATAG